A part of Oryctolagus cuniculus chromosome 4, mOryCun1.1, whole genome shotgun sequence genomic DNA contains:
- the LOC138849532 gene encoding proline-rich protein 23A-like, protein MRGVRPRSPSACPEPAGPPQPGAAGPAKRRRVQEPAAAEPGPQPGLPAPPAAPPASALPSVVVVVLAAGCALQLPLDDVDLLLEPAPTAALSVSLPGHTLLLVPEGLLEAAGQGPSPGGLALAAVLDAAAEAVVVQQQQQQQQQQGLVCSAPTEMAGQAEASEEEDDADPELLALRVDPAAGWAAGLCLGAARGSSPGSAFHLDWELWRPLPGSPLQPLPPSPSPGPPEPPGRPPRPACKARRRLFQE, encoded by the coding sequence ATGAGGGGCGTCCGGCCCCGCAGCCCCAGCGCCTGCCCTGAGCCCGCGGGGCCCCCGCAGCCCGGAGCAGCCGGCCCTGCCAAGCGCCGCCGAGTGCAGGAGCCCGCGGCCGCCGAGCCCGGGCCCCAGCCcggcctcccggccccgcccgcggccccgcccgccTCGGCGCTCCCCTCCGTCGTGGTCGTGGTCCTGGCCGCCGGCTGCGCCCTGCAGCTGCCGCTGGACGACGTCGACCTGCTGCTGGAGCCCGCGCCCACGGCGGCCCTCAGCGTGTCTCTGCCCGGCCACACGCTGCTGCTGGTCCCCGAGGGCCTCCTGGAGGCCGCCGGCCAGGGCCCCTCGCCGGGCGGCCTGGCGCTGGCCGCTGTCCTGGACGCCGCGGCCGAGGCCGTCGTggtacagcagcagcagcagcagcagcagcagcagggattGGTGTGCTCAGCCCCCACGGAGATGGCCGGCCAGGCAGAGGCCTCCGAAGAGGAAGACGACGCCGACCCCGAGCTCCTGGCGTTGCGCGTGGACCCTGCAGCCGGCTGGGCCGCGGGGCTCTGCCTGGGCGCTGCaaggggctccagccccggcTCGGCCTTCCACCTGGACTGGGAGCTGTGGCGGCCGCTCCCCGGCTCTCCGCTCCAGCCTCTCCCTCCGTCTCCCAGTCCAGGGCCCCCGGAGCCCCCGGGGCGCCCTCCTCGGCCCGCCTGCAAGGCCCGGAGACGCCTGTTCCAGGAATGA
- the LOC138849434 gene encoding proline-rich protein 23A-like produces the protein MRGVRPRSPSACPEPAGPPQPGAAGPAKRRRVQEPAAAEPGPQPGLPAPPAAPPASALPSVVVVVLAAGCALQLPLDDVDLLLEPAPTAALSVSLPGHTLLLVPEGLLEAAGQGPSPGGLALSAVLDAAAEAVVVQQQQQQQQQQQQQQQQQGLVCSAPTEMAGQAEASEEEDDADPELLALRVDPAAGWAAGLCLGAARGSSPGSAFHLDWELWRPLPGSPLQPLPPSPSPGPPEPPGRPPRPACKARRRLFQE, from the coding sequence ATGAGGGGCGTCCGGCCCCGCAGCCCCAGCGCCTGCCCTGAGCCCGCGGGGCCCCCGCAGCCCGGAGCAGCCGGCCCTGCCAAGCGCCGCCGAGTGCAGGAGCCCGCGGCCGCCGAGCCCGGGCCCCAGCCcggcctcccggccccgcccgcggccccgcccgccTCGGCGCTCCCCTCCGTCGTGGTCGTGGTCCTGGCCGCCGGCTGCGCCCTGCAGCTGCCGCTGGACGACGTCGACCTGCTGCTGGAGCCCGCGCCCACGGCGGCCCTCAGCGTGTCTCTGCCCGGCCACACGCTGCTGCTGGTCCCCGAGGGCCTCCTGGAGGCCGCCGGCCAGGGCCCCTCGCCGGGCGGCCTGGCGCTGTCCGCTGTCCTGGACGCCGCGGCCGAGGCCGTCGTggtacagcagcagcagcagcagcagcagcagcagcagcagcagcagcagcagcagggattGGTGTGCTCAGCCCCCACGGAGATGGCCGGCCAGGCAGAGGCCTCCGAAGAGGAAGACGACGCCGACCCCGAGCTCCTGGCGTTGCGCGTGGACCCTGCAGCCGGCTGGGCCGCGGGGCTCTGCCTGGGCGCTGCaaggggctccagccccggcTCGGCCTTCCACCTGGACTGGGAGCTGTGGCGGCCGCTCCCCGGCTCTCCGCTCCAGCCTCTCCCTCCGTCTCCCAGTCCAGGGCCCCCGGAGCCCCCGGGGCGCCCTCCTCGGCCCGCCTGCAAGGCCCGGAGACGCCTGTTCCAGGAATGA